From the genome of Triticum aestivum cultivar Chinese Spring chromosome 3B, IWGSC CS RefSeq v2.1, whole genome shotgun sequence, one region includes:
- the LOC123066603 gene encoding uncharacterized protein has protein sequence MVNFMEYFTGEILSDSPTQDHITDFRTKLAVILVDSELNDDNIRNRDIEDDEDNTDPTDCMILETPPENLKPSNTSSEVEQESQSFILSPSLTPTNDDLIDELCLFIGMVDDVALLESEWVKSSDPYPISLNLRQIKNILNNDECMDVDCFNMAVRILACHEVQLFRDIPCHYMDLNFCVSHYNHVLHFASWN, from the exons ATGGTAAATTTTATGGAGTACTTCACAGGAGAAATTTTGTCTGACTCTCCTACACAG GATCATATCACAGATTTTAGAACAAAACTAGCCGTCATTTTAGTGGACTCGGAATTGAATGATGATAATATAAGAAATCGAGACATTGAAGATGACGAAGACAACACAGATCCCACGGATTGTATGATTTTGGAAACACCCCCTGAGAACCTCAAACCATCGAATACATCGTCAGAAGTTGAGCAGGAGTCGCAATCATTTATCCTTTCGCCCTCTCTCACTCCAACAAATGATGACTTAATAGATGAACTTTGTTTGTTCATCGGTATGGTTGATGATGTCGCTCTACTAGA AAGCGAATGGGTGAAAAGCTCTGATCCTTATCCCATTAGTTTGAATTTGAGACAAATAAAAAACATATTAAATAATGATGAATGCATGGATGTTGATTGCTTCAATATGGCTGTACGGATACTAGCGTGCCACGAAGTCCAGCTTTTCAGAGACATTCCATGTCACTACATGGATCTAAATTTTTGTGTAAGTCATTATAATCATGTATTACATTTTGCCTCATGGAACTaa